In a genomic window of Rhopalosiphum maidis isolate BTI-1 chromosome 4, ASM367621v3, whole genome shotgun sequence:
- the LOC113554530 gene encoding U2 snRNP-associated SURP motif-containing protein isoform X1: MADSGQFKKYIAEQKLKAFSIGAMGKTQPSKKELNEQKKKEEEHAAAQAFEEFVATFQNEGKKNSKVWVKAGTYDAGKRQEDTREKGKLYKPQARGNADSDKTDDLSRFMGERKNERMLTKKKKEGEKKKSNLELFKEELKMIQEEREERHKFKGVLQKTIEDPEIKSNLIMVEPDEIKGSFDSGDPNTTNLYLGNLNPKITEAQLMEVFGKYGPLASIKIMWPRSDEEKARGRNCGFVAYMSRKDGERALKNLNGKDVMSYEMKMGWGKSVPIPPHPIFIPPALLAITLPPPLSGLPFNAQPILPQKEKKNHGRTRQDGGYFDRNQPVEKILPQTIIKVVIPTERNLLMLIHHMIEFVIREGPLFEAMIMNKELNNPMFQFLFDNCSPTHIYYRWKLFSMLQGDSTKEWRIDEFRMFKNGSIWRPPPMNPYTVGMPEELVPEEDLVTRTKGTLSVSQRERFEELIRNMTPERLKVAEVMVFCVEHSDAVEEICDCIQESLSNATTALHKKIARLYLISDVLHNCSLKVINATQFRRGFETRLIPIMEEALKTYKSLDSQSQADGFKHRIMQIFRAWEDWDIYPKEFLFRCQNTFLGLSINEIPQEIINSREELQYNTNSKSIDDSENIDGAPLSDTENLDNEDLDGIPLDGATLLKHAYDDTPPGDTDIDGIPLLDDDIGGAPLAGDSIGKNIKAAAFVPSRWETVDPHEAEEQAMTTSKWEMLERENKNYNSESIDQDSPDDDFNETRENTDDRRAKLREVEVKVMQYQDELESGKRALKGGWNIYQQVEHYRRKLLKKVQKSPEKELKLEKDKKDKDKINKRLSPDEDYRDGKKKKRSRSPSNSPAYSKWSSHSIRSDSSSPPSRKRPNSPQRNNKKTRISPIDSPRSLSRRRDRERDERHNYRHKRSHSRSPHRHHVHTPPTSMSHTSRKHKHKY; this comes from the exons atggCTGATTCGGGACAATTTAAAAAG tacataGCAGAACAAAAGCTCAAAGCATTTTCTATTGGAGCAATGGGAAAAACTCAACCttcaaaaaaagaattaaatgaacaaaaaaaaaaagaagaagaacATGCTGCTGCTCaa GCCTTTGAAGAGTTTGTAGCAACTTTTCAAAATGAagggaaaaaaaatagtaaagttTGGGTTAAAGCTGGTACATATGATGCTGGAAAGAGAC AGGAGGATACTCGTGAAaaaggtaaattatataagcctCAAGCAAGAGGAAATGCAGACTCAGATAAAACAGATGACCTTTCTCGTTTTATGGGTGAACGTAAAAATGAAAGAATGCTTACAAAGAAAAAGAAAGAAggtgaaaagaaaaaaagtaatcTAGAATTATTCAAAGaagaactaaaaat GATTCAAGAAGAAAGAGAAGAAAGACATAAATTCAAAGGggttttacaaaaaactaTTGAGGATCCTGAAATTAAgagta atTTGATAATGGTCGAACCTGATGAAATTAAAGGTTCATTTGATTCTGGCGATCCAAATACTACAAATTTGTACTTAGGGAACCTTAATCCTAaa attactGAAGCTCAGTTAATGGAAGTTTTTGGAAAATATGGACCTTTggcaagtattaaaataatgtggcCTAGATCTGACGAAGAAAAAGCAAGAGGGCGTAACTGCGGTTTTGTAGCTTATATGAGTCGTAAAGATGGCGAAAgagcattaaaaaatttaaatg gGAAAGATGTTATGTCTTATGAGATGAAAATGGGTTGGGGTAAAAGTGTGCCCATACCTCCTCACCCAATTTTTATTCCACCCGCTTTATTAGCTATAACATTGCCACCTCCACTTTCTGGATTACCTTTCAATGCTCAGCCTATTTTGccacaaaaagaaaaaaag AATCATGGACGAACACGACAAGATGGAGGATATTTTGATAGAAATCAACCAGTTGAAAAG ATTTTACCGCAGACTATCATTAAAGTGGTTATACCCACAGAAAg aaatttgttaaTGCTTATACATCACAtgattgaatttgtaatacgAGAAGGACCATTATTTGAAGCTATGATAATGAATAAAGAGTTGAATAATCCAATGTTTCA aTTTTTGTTTGACAATTGTTCGCCAACTCATATATACTATAGATGGAAGCTATTTTCTATGTTACAAGGTGATTCAACTAAAGAGTGGCGCATTGATGAATTCCGTATGTTTAAGAATGGATCAATTTGGAGACCACCACCAATGAATCCATATACTGTTGGTATGCCAGAAGAACTTGTACCAGAAGAAGATTTAGTTACAAGGACTAAAGGAACTTTAAGCGTATCTCAAAGAGAGCGATTTGAAGAACTTATAAGAAATATGACTCCTGAGCGGTTAAAAGTAGCCGAAGTCATGGTATTTTGTGTAGAACATAGTGATGCAGTAGAAGAAATTTGTGATTGCATTCAAGAATCATTATCTAATGCTACAACCGCATTAcataaaaaa attgcACGGCTTTATTTGATATCAGATGTTCTACATAATTGCAGTTTAAAGGTTATAAATGCAACACAATTCAGAAGagg GTTTGAAACAAGATTAATTCCAATAATGGAAGAAGCTCTTAAGACTTATAAGAGTTTAGATTCTCAAAGTCAAGCTGATGGTTTTAAACACCGTATTATGCAAATTTTCCGTGCTTGGGAAGACTGGGATATTTATCCAAAAGAATTTTTGTTCAGATGTCAAAATACTTTTCTTGGGCTATCAATAAATGAG atACCccaagaaataattaattctcgTGAagaactacaatataatacaaattcaaaatctATCGATGATTCTGAAAACATTGACGGAGCACCTTTATCTGATACCGAAAATCTAGATAATGAGGATTTAGATGGTATACCTTTAGATGGTGCTACATTGTTGAAACATGCATATGATGATACACCTCCTGGTGATACAGATATTGATGGTATACCAT TATTGGATGATGATATTGGAGGTGCACCATTAGCAGGAGACTCAAtaggaaaaaatatcaaagcaGCTGCATTTGTTCCATCTAGATGGGAAACTGTAGATCCTCATGAAGCTGAAGAACAAGCAATGACTACTAGCAAATGGGAAATGttagaaagagaaaataaaaattataatagtgagTCCATCGATCAAGATTCCCCAGACGATGACTTTAATGAAACaag agAAAATACTGATGATCGAAGAGCTAAATTAAGAGAAGTAGAAGTAAAAGTCATGCAATATCAAGATGAATTAGAATCTGGCAAAAGAGCATTAAAAGGTGGATGGAATATATATCAACAAGTGGAACATTATAGACGTAAACTACTCAAAAAAGTTCAAAAGTCCCCA gaAAAGGAATTGAAATtggaaaaagataaaaaagataaagataaaatcaataaaagatTAAGTCCCGATGAAGACTATCGTGATGGTAAGAAAAAGAAACGATCAAGAAGTCCTTCAAATAGCCCAGCATATAGTAAATGGTCATCTCATAGCATaag AAGTGATAGTTCAAGTCCTCCTTCAAGAAAAAGGCCAAATTCACCtcaacgtaataataaaaaaacaagaatatcACCAATTGATTCTCCTCGTTCATTATCAAGAAGAAGGGACCGTGAACGCGATGAAAGGCATAACTATCGACATAAAAGATCACATTCACGTTCACCTCATCGGCATCATGTACATACACCTCCAACATCTATGTCACATACATCACGAAAGCACAAACACAAATATTGA
- the LOC113554530 gene encoding U2 snRNP-associated SURP motif-containing protein isoform X2: protein MADSGQFKKYIAEQKLKAFSIGAMGKTQPSKKELNEQKKKEEEHAAAQAFEEFVATFQNEGKKNSKVWVKAGTYDAGKRQEDTREKGKLYKPQARGNADSDKTDDLSRFMGERKNERMLTKKKKEGEKKKSNLELFKEELKMIQEEREERHKFKGVLQKTIEDPEIKNLIMVEPDEIKGSFDSGDPNTTNLYLGNLNPKITEAQLMEVFGKYGPLASIKIMWPRSDEEKARGRNCGFVAYMSRKDGERALKNLNGKDVMSYEMKMGWGKSVPIPPHPIFIPPALLAITLPPPLSGLPFNAQPILPQKEKKNHGRTRQDGGYFDRNQPVEKILPQTIIKVVIPTERNLLMLIHHMIEFVIREGPLFEAMIMNKELNNPMFQFLFDNCSPTHIYYRWKLFSMLQGDSTKEWRIDEFRMFKNGSIWRPPPMNPYTVGMPEELVPEEDLVTRTKGTLSVSQRERFEELIRNMTPERLKVAEVMVFCVEHSDAVEEICDCIQESLSNATTALHKKIARLYLISDVLHNCSLKVINATQFRRGFETRLIPIMEEALKTYKSLDSQSQADGFKHRIMQIFRAWEDWDIYPKEFLFRCQNTFLGLSINEIPQEIINSREELQYNTNSKSIDDSENIDGAPLSDTENLDNEDLDGIPLDGATLLKHAYDDTPPGDTDIDGIPLLDDDIGGAPLAGDSIGKNIKAAAFVPSRWETVDPHEAEEQAMTTSKWEMLERENKNYNSESIDQDSPDDDFNETRENTDDRRAKLREVEVKVMQYQDELESGKRALKGGWNIYQQVEHYRRKLLKKVQKSPEKELKLEKDKKDKDKINKRLSPDEDYRDGKKKKRSRSPSNSPAYSKWSSHSIRSDSSSPPSRKRPNSPQRNNKKTRISPIDSPRSLSRRRDRERDERHNYRHKRSHSRSPHRHHVHTPPTSMSHTSRKHKHKY from the exons atggCTGATTCGGGACAATTTAAAAAG tacataGCAGAACAAAAGCTCAAAGCATTTTCTATTGGAGCAATGGGAAAAACTCAACCttcaaaaaaagaattaaatgaacaaaaaaaaaaagaagaagaacATGCTGCTGCTCaa GCCTTTGAAGAGTTTGTAGCAACTTTTCAAAATGAagggaaaaaaaatagtaaagttTGGGTTAAAGCTGGTACATATGATGCTGGAAAGAGAC AGGAGGATACTCGTGAAaaaggtaaattatataagcctCAAGCAAGAGGAAATGCAGACTCAGATAAAACAGATGACCTTTCTCGTTTTATGGGTGAACGTAAAAATGAAAGAATGCTTACAAAGAAAAAGAAAGAAggtgaaaagaaaaaaagtaatcTAGAATTATTCAAAGaagaactaaaaat GATTCAAGAAGAAAGAGAAGAAAGACATAAATTCAAAGGggttttacaaaaaactaTTGAGGATCCTGAAATTAAga atTTGATAATGGTCGAACCTGATGAAATTAAAGGTTCATTTGATTCTGGCGATCCAAATACTACAAATTTGTACTTAGGGAACCTTAATCCTAaa attactGAAGCTCAGTTAATGGAAGTTTTTGGAAAATATGGACCTTTggcaagtattaaaataatgtggcCTAGATCTGACGAAGAAAAAGCAAGAGGGCGTAACTGCGGTTTTGTAGCTTATATGAGTCGTAAAGATGGCGAAAgagcattaaaaaatttaaatg gGAAAGATGTTATGTCTTATGAGATGAAAATGGGTTGGGGTAAAAGTGTGCCCATACCTCCTCACCCAATTTTTATTCCACCCGCTTTATTAGCTATAACATTGCCACCTCCACTTTCTGGATTACCTTTCAATGCTCAGCCTATTTTGccacaaaaagaaaaaaag AATCATGGACGAACACGACAAGATGGAGGATATTTTGATAGAAATCAACCAGTTGAAAAG ATTTTACCGCAGACTATCATTAAAGTGGTTATACCCACAGAAAg aaatttgttaaTGCTTATACATCACAtgattgaatttgtaatacgAGAAGGACCATTATTTGAAGCTATGATAATGAATAAAGAGTTGAATAATCCAATGTTTCA aTTTTTGTTTGACAATTGTTCGCCAACTCATATATACTATAGATGGAAGCTATTTTCTATGTTACAAGGTGATTCAACTAAAGAGTGGCGCATTGATGAATTCCGTATGTTTAAGAATGGATCAATTTGGAGACCACCACCAATGAATCCATATACTGTTGGTATGCCAGAAGAACTTGTACCAGAAGAAGATTTAGTTACAAGGACTAAAGGAACTTTAAGCGTATCTCAAAGAGAGCGATTTGAAGAACTTATAAGAAATATGACTCCTGAGCGGTTAAAAGTAGCCGAAGTCATGGTATTTTGTGTAGAACATAGTGATGCAGTAGAAGAAATTTGTGATTGCATTCAAGAATCATTATCTAATGCTACAACCGCATTAcataaaaaa attgcACGGCTTTATTTGATATCAGATGTTCTACATAATTGCAGTTTAAAGGTTATAAATGCAACACAATTCAGAAGagg GTTTGAAACAAGATTAATTCCAATAATGGAAGAAGCTCTTAAGACTTATAAGAGTTTAGATTCTCAAAGTCAAGCTGATGGTTTTAAACACCGTATTATGCAAATTTTCCGTGCTTGGGAAGACTGGGATATTTATCCAAAAGAATTTTTGTTCAGATGTCAAAATACTTTTCTTGGGCTATCAATAAATGAG atACCccaagaaataattaattctcgTGAagaactacaatataatacaaattcaaaatctATCGATGATTCTGAAAACATTGACGGAGCACCTTTATCTGATACCGAAAATCTAGATAATGAGGATTTAGATGGTATACCTTTAGATGGTGCTACATTGTTGAAACATGCATATGATGATACACCTCCTGGTGATACAGATATTGATGGTATACCAT TATTGGATGATGATATTGGAGGTGCACCATTAGCAGGAGACTCAAtaggaaaaaatatcaaagcaGCTGCATTTGTTCCATCTAGATGGGAAACTGTAGATCCTCATGAAGCTGAAGAACAAGCAATGACTACTAGCAAATGGGAAATGttagaaagagaaaataaaaattataatagtgagTCCATCGATCAAGATTCCCCAGACGATGACTTTAATGAAACaag agAAAATACTGATGATCGAAGAGCTAAATTAAGAGAAGTAGAAGTAAAAGTCATGCAATATCAAGATGAATTAGAATCTGGCAAAAGAGCATTAAAAGGTGGATGGAATATATATCAACAAGTGGAACATTATAGACGTAAACTACTCAAAAAAGTTCAAAAGTCCCCA gaAAAGGAATTGAAATtggaaaaagataaaaaagataaagataaaatcaataaaagatTAAGTCCCGATGAAGACTATCGTGATGGTAAGAAAAAGAAACGATCAAGAAGTCCTTCAAATAGCCCAGCATATAGTAAATGGTCATCTCATAGCATaag AAGTGATAGTTCAAGTCCTCCTTCAAGAAAAAGGCCAAATTCACCtcaacgtaataataaaaaaacaagaatatcACCAATTGATTCTCCTCGTTCATTATCAAGAAGAAGGGACCGTGAACGCGATGAAAGGCATAACTATCGACATAAAAGATCACATTCACGTTCACCTCATCGGCATCATGTACATACACCTCCAACATCTATGTCACATACATCACGAAAGCACAAACACAAATATTGA